In the Chroococcidiopsis sp. SAG 2025 genome, one interval contains:
- a CDS encoding amino acid adenylation domain-containing protein: MNTNPVSNAEFVFPASFAQQRLWFLHALAPGNPFYNISAAIRLHGHLNITALEQTFNEIVRRHEALRTRFEMSEGQLHQLVVESVSVPLAIVDLRTLPTSDREAAARQQAIAQSQHPFDLSADLLLRLTIFQLDASEHILLLNLHHIIADGWSIGVLVRELGTLYTAFSSNKSSPLADLPIQYADFAHWQQEWLQGEVLESQLSYWRSQLADLAVLNLPTDRARSPIQSYKGATHNLQLSKNLTQSLEAFSQQAGVTLFMTLLAAFQMLLHRYTGQEDIAVGSPIANRNRPEIEPLIGFFVNSLVLRTDLSGNPTFWELLGRVREVTLGAYAHQDLPFEKLVEELHPERDLSRHPLFSVAIALQNTPITALELPGLALSQFEFDSGTSRLDLEFHLWQTPAGLQGQIIYSTDLFDRSTIVRMLGHFQTLLEGIVADPNRRLADLPILTAVERQQLLVEWNLTQQDYPSQCIHHLFEAQADKTPNAIAVVYKDEQLTYQELNYRSNQLASYLQTLGVAPEVKVSICVERSFLMMVGILGILKAGGAYVPLDPAYPSERLKFMLEDAQITILLTQQSLAPLLKGGWGDLQPLYLDRDWEIVAQQSGENINSGVTAANLAYIIYTSGSTGQPKGVLVEHGGLCNLAQAQIHTFDLKPEHRILQFASLSFDASIFEIVMAWAVGATLYLVPKAARLGSELISYLKDRAITHATLPPAVLKTLSPTQLPALQTLISAGETCSPEIAARWASDRHFFNAYGLTETTVWSTIAEVSGSKDTTIGRAISNTQIYILDAHLQPQPIGIPGEIYIGGVGLARGYLNRPELTAQRFICQGSREQGAGESNNQLPITHYQLPITNRLYKTGDLARYLIDGNLEYLGRIDRQVKIRGYRIELGEIESLLLQHSAVEEAVVLAQEDRSSNYHLVAYIVPDVETNLSNSKFKLRWKRTKGATQNPKSNDLRCFLKQKLPDYSIPSAFVVLPSLPLTPNGKVDRNALMKSNISSPEHPFVTPKTAIEATLTTLWANILKLEQVGIEDNFFELGGNSLLAVQLLEQVERQFEQKLPLSDLFGAPTVEQFAPLIQKWEKPKHNSKRSPLVPLQPLGSKPPFFCIHPIFGVVLPYYELARHLGTEQPFYGLQPFGMDGLHPPLTSIEEMAAGYIEALRQIQPHGPYQLGGWSFGGLVAYEMAQQLHQAGEQVSFLAILDTIAPISSNRVFWGDGLKFLLTTVPGSIYPFVRDYWSLIRDRLARSRNDSSDRLRTSNPISTMKKILTPRAWLSFLERTTISHLLPQSAVLRMLDELTIHRLMKIFSANSRATLKYTPRPYPQAIALFRTTELQKKSHDPTLGWSQLSRSGVQVHYISGNHLTMLQKPHVRVLAEHLRRYLA, from the coding sequence TTGAATACCAATCCTGTCTCGAACGCTGAATTTGTCTTTCCGGCATCGTTCGCCCAGCAGCGATTGTGGTTTCTTCACGCCTTAGCGCCTGGAAATCCCTTCTACAACATCTCGGCTGCGATTCGCTTGCACGGACACCTCAACATTACTGCCTTAGAGCAAACATTTAACGAAATCGTGCGCCGCCACGAAGCTTTGCGAACAAGATTTGAAATGTCAGAGGGACAACTGCATCAACTTGTGGTAGAAAGCGTGAGTGTACCTCTCGCTATTGTAGACTTACGTACTTTACCTACAAGCGATCGCGAAGCAGCCGCAAGACAACAGGCGATCGCGCAATCTCAACATCCCTTCGACCTGAGCGCAGATTTGCTATTACGGTTGACAATTTTTCAATTAGATGCATCTGAACACATTCTACTATTGAATCTGCACCACATTATTGCCGATGGTTGGTCGATCGGCGTGCTGGTGCGAGAACTCGGCACGCTCTACACTGCCTTTAGTAGTAATAAATCTTCTCCTCTAGCAGATTTGCCCATTCAATATGCTGACTTTGCCCACTGGCAGCAGGAGTGGTTGCAAGGGGAAGTGTTGGAGTCGCAACTGTCCTACTGGCGATCGCAGTTAGCCGATCTTGCAGTTTTAAATCTTCCTACTGACAGAGCGCGATCGCCCATTCAAAGCTACAAAGGTGCGACACACAATCTTCAGCTATCAAAAAATCTCACTCAGTCCCTAGAAGCTTTCAGTCAGCAAGCAGGCGTAACTCTATTTATGACCTTGCTGGCAGCATTTCAAATGTTGCTACATCGCTATACCGGACAAGAAGATATTGCCGTTGGATCGCCCATAGCTAACCGTAACCGCCCTGAAATAGAGCCATTAATCGGCTTTTTCGTCAATAGCCTAGTGCTACGAACAGATTTATCTGGCAATCCTACCTTTTGGGAATTGTTGGGACGAGTGCGGGAAGTGACATTAGGAGCCTATGCACATCAAGATTTACCTTTTGAGAAGTTAGTGGAGGAGTTGCACCCAGAGCGCGACTTGAGCCGACATCCTTTGTTCTCCGTGGCGATCGCTCTGCAAAACACGCCGATTACAGCTTTAGAATTACCTGGACTCGCTTTAAGTCAGTTTGAGTTTGACAGCGGTACGAGCAGATTAGATTTAGAGTTTCATCTATGGCAAACTCCAGCAGGATTGCAAGGGCAGATAATTTACAGTACCGATCTATTCGATCGCAGTACGATCGTCCGAATGCTAGGACATTTTCAAACCTTACTCGAAGGAATTGTTGCCGATCCAAATCGACGACTGGCAGACTTACCAATTTTGACAGCAGTAGAACGACAGCAGCTATTAGTGGAATGGAATCTTACTCAGCAAGATTACCCGTCGCAGTGCATTCATCACTTATTTGAGGCTCAGGCAGATAAAACGCCAAACGCGATCGCTGTTGTCTATAAAGACGAGCAATTAACTTACCAAGAATTGAACTACCGTAGCAACCAACTTGCCAGCTATTTGCAAACACTTGGAGTTGCGCCAGAAGTCAAAGTTAGTATTTGCGTAGAGCGATCGTTCTTGATGATGGTGGGCATTTTAGGAATTCTGAAAGCTGGCGGAGCCTATGTCCCTTTAGATCCCGCCTATCCCTCAGAACGTCTCAAGTTCATGTTGGAGGATGCCCAAATAACTATCCTACTAACACAACAATCCTTAGCCCCCCTTTTGAAGGGGGGTTGGGGGGATCTTCAACCACTCTACCTCGATCGCGATTGGGAAATCGTTGCTCAACAGAGCGGGGAAAACATAAACAGTGGTGTAACTGCCGCAAATCTTGCCTATATAATTTACACTTCCGGCTCGACCGGACAACCCAAAGGGGTTTTAGTCGAACATGGCGGACTGTGCAATCTAGCCCAAGCGCAAATTCACACCTTCGATCTCAAACCAGAGCATCGAATTCTCCAATTTGCTTCCCTTAGCTTTGATGCTTCTATCTTCGAGATTGTCATGGCATGGGCAGTAGGAGCAACCCTATATCTAGTGCCAAAAGCAGCACGTCTAGGATCGGAGTTGATTTCGTATCTCAAAGATCGTGCCATCACTCATGCTACCCTTCCGCCTGCCGTACTGAAGACTTTATCACCCACTCAATTGCCAGCTCTGCAAACTCTAATTTCTGCTGGGGAAACTTGTTCGCCGGAAATTGCAGCCCGTTGGGCAAGCGATCGCCATTTCTTCAATGCTTACGGGCTGACGGAAACAACAGTTTGGTCTACGATTGCTGAAGTCAGTGGTAGTAAAGATACAACTATTGGTCGGGCGATCTCTAACACTCAAATCTACATCCTTGATGCCCACCTCCAACCCCAACCCATCGGTATTCCAGGTGAAATATACATTGGCGGAGTCGGTTTAGCAAGAGGCTACCTCAACCGTCCTGAATTGACTGCTCAACGGTTTATTTGTCAAGGGAGCAGGGAGCAGGGAGCAGGGGAGAGTAATAACCAATTACCAATTACCCATTACCAATTACCCATTACCAACCGCCTTTACAAAACCGGAGATCTTGCCCGTTACCTAATCGATGGTAATCTTGAATACCTCGGACGCATCGATCGCCAAGTGAAAATTCGCGGCTACCGTATTGAATTGGGAGAAATTGAAAGCCTGCTATTACAACACTCAGCAGTAGAAGAAGCTGTAGTTTTGGCACAGGAAGATCGATCGAGCAACTATCATTTAGTTGCTTATATTGTTCCTGATGTAGAGACTAATTTATCAAATTCAAAATTCAAGTTGCGCTGGAAGCGCACCAAAGGTGCGACCCAAAATCCAAAATCAAATGATTTGCGCTGCTTTCTCAAGCAAAAATTACCAGACTACTCGATCCCTTCAGCTTTTGTAGTGCTGCCATCCCTACCACTAACTCCTAATGGTAAAGTGGATCGAAATGCCTTAATGAAGTCTAATATCAGTAGTCCAGAGCATCCTTTTGTTACTCCTAAAACTGCCATTGAAGCAACCTTAACAACACTTTGGGCAAATATCCTGAAGCTTGAGCAAGTGGGTATTGAGGACAACTTTTTTGAATTAGGTGGAAATTCCCTGCTGGCAGTCCAGTTATTGGAGCAGGTAGAGCGGCAATTCGAGCAAAAACTACCATTGTCCGATCTCTTTGGTGCGCCAACTGTTGAGCAATTCGCGCCTCTGATTCAGAAATGGGAAAAGCCTAAACATAATTCTAAGCGATCGCCCCTTGTGCCACTCCAGCCTTTAGGTTCTAAGCCACCATTCTTCTGTATCCACCCAATTTTCGGTGTTGTTCTGCCCTACTACGAGTTGGCGCGTCATTTAGGAACCGAACAGCCCTTTTACGGACTGCAACCTTTTGGGATGGACGGCTTGCACCCACCATTAACCAGCATTGAGGAGATGGCAGCTGGCTACATCGAAGCACTGCGTCAAATTCAGCCGCACGGTCCTTATCAGCTAGGTGGTTGGTCTTTTGGCGGTTTAGTTGCCTATGAGATGGCGCAACAGTTACACCAAGCAGGAGAGCAAGTGAGTTTCTTGGCAATCCTAGATACGATCGCTCCTATTTCTAGCAATCGAGTTTTCTGGGGCGATGGTTTGAAATTTCTCCTGACAACCGTACCTGGTTCTATTTATCCTTTTGTTCGGGATTACTGGTCGCTGATTCGCGATCGCCTTGCGCGTTCTAGAAACGATAGTAGCGATCGCCTACGCACTTCAAATCCAATTTCTACAATGAAAAAAATTCTGACTCCTCGCGCATGGCTATCTTTCCTAGAACGAACAACTATTAGCCATCTCCTTCCACAATCGGCTGTTTTAAGAATGCTGGACGAGTTAACCATTCATCGACTGATGAAGATTTTTTCTGCCAATAGCCGAGCTACTTTGAAGTATACACCTCGACCTTACCCTCAGGCGATCGCCCTATTTAGAACTACCGAATTGCAAAAAAAATCTCACGACCCAACGTTAGGTTGGAGTCAATTGTCAAGATCTGGCGTGCAAGTTCACTACATTTCTGGTAACCACTTGACTATGCTGCAAAAGCCTCACGTCCGAGTGCTTGCCGAACACTTACGCAGATATCTGGCATAA
- a CDS encoding non-ribosomal peptide synthetase — protein sequence MTSIEFLAYLRSLDIQLFVEGESLRCNAPEGVLSPQLRAKIVDRKSELIALLYQANTQIDRSPQLVRISRDAEGGMLFDHAGLRPAALTQTLRDHRSLPLSFAQQRLWFLDRLVPNNPFYNIPFSVRLQGKLDYVALKQAFEAIVDRHEALHTNFVKLDGQPVQIVAQKVNLSLPVVDLRHLPPNERQLTAEQIATEEAQQPFNLATDLLLRVKLLQLDADEYVLLLNLHHIVADGWSLGVLVRELGLLYTAKSESKPYPLPELPIQYADFAYWQRQWLQGQVLESQLSYWRSHLADLPILNLPTDRTRPAVQTYRGATQSLKLSKTLTQSLEALSRQAGVTLFMTLLAAFQTLLYRYTGQEDIAVGSPIANRNHSQLEPLIGFFVNSLVLRVDLSNNPTFRELLERVRQVTLGAYAHQDLPFEKLVEELHPERDLSRNPLFQVVFALQNAPMQPLELPGLMLNPLKFDVSTTRFDLELHLWECDRGLNNLWEGSVDGLSGFVAYNTDLFDASTIARMLAHFQILLEGIVTNPDTRIANLPVLSAAEYHQLLVEWNQTSYDYPDLCIHQLFQAQAAQSPDAIAIVFADEQLTYQELNRRANQLAHYLQQLGVTSESLVGICLDRSLEMVIGILGIWKAGGAYVPFEPNYPSDRLKFMLDDTQVAIVLTQSSLAPLFQGSHLRAEVSPLPQSGVGWGDRIICLDTDWKTIATYNDETPNSNVTANNLAYVIYTSGSTGKPKGVLVEHRGLCNVVQAQIQVFNLQPKNRILQFSSLSFDASVFEMLLAFGVGASLYIPPKTAHLPGAELIQFLQDKAIDTTILPPAVLAILPAAELPTLQTIISGGETVKREIVQQWAVGRRFFNAYGPTEATIWATVAQLSATGNNDNKPSIGRPISNTQIYLLDSHLQPVPIGVVGELYISGDGLARGYLNRPQLTDERFVCKSRESGVVGAGLFEDPCENQRILRLNPPVQESGDKEVGEQQRNFNPKSKIRNLKSERLYKTGDLARYLPVGNLEFVDRIDNQVKIRGFRIELGEIETLLLQHPTVRETVAIAHENATDKRIVAYIVLNRDSTQELPNLQDEQVKQWQNLYDQTYHQPATNNDATFNIVGWNSSYTDRPIPKEQMQQWVSDRTQQILSLQPQRVLEIGCGTGLLLFQIAPHCTQYWGTDFSSASIEYIEQQLATQPLPQVKLLQRMATNFEGLEANSFDAVILNSVVQYFPSVDYLLQVLEQAIHTVAPGGFVFIGDVRSLPLLSAFHAAVQLERADNTVSREHLQQQVQTAIFQETELAIDPAFFHALKQHLERISHIQVQLTRGRYCNELTQFRYNVILHIESNCPSSHGQLEGSHCPPFQGGLGGSSCPPSQEGLGGSSQLNWTQDNLNLAQVRQHLVKTQPAVLKITGIPNARVVGAVKTAQWLEEETQAPKTAGKMREALEQVASSGIEPEDWWDLAAELSYTVDVSWSNADSTGCYDAIFQHPAAIANGALLPSQQQINPTRPWKTYANDPLQTQFARHLIPQLRSYLEQSLPQYAIPSAFVVLEALPLTPNGKVNRRALPAPELIKQWGADDTPRSPIEQKLANIWAELLGLKRVGIHDNFFQLGGHSLLATQLTSRIRDAFGVELPLRSVFESPQVAQLAKAIAHLQSNQPQQTPQIVPLSRDAHRRLRSSLNRDNRGSDR from the coding sequence TTGACAAGTATTGAGTTCTTAGCCTACCTACGCTCTTTAGATATTCAGCTTTTTGTTGAGGGAGAAAGCTTGCGCTGTAACGCTCCTGAAGGGGTATTATCCCCCCAGTTACGTGCAAAAATTGTCGATCGCAAATCTGAGCTGATCGCCCTGCTGTACCAGGCAAATACTCAAATCGATCGCTCTCCCCAGTTGGTAAGAATATCGCGCGATGCCGAAGGCGGTATGCTCTTCGACCATGCTGGGCTTCGCCCCGCTGCGCTAACGCAAACGCTACGCGACCATCGCTCCCTACCTCTGTCATTCGCTCAGCAGCGATTGTGGTTTTTGGATCGCTTAGTACCTAACAACCCTTTTTACAACATACCTTTTTCAGTTCGGCTGCAAGGGAAACTTGACTATGTAGCTTTAAAGCAAGCTTTTGAGGCGATCGTCGATCGTCACGAAGCCTTGCATACCAACTTCGTCAAGCTGGACGGGCAACCCGTTCAGATCGTTGCCCAAAAAGTCAATTTATCTCTGCCTGTTGTGGATTTGCGGCATTTACCCCCAAACGAACGACAACTCACAGCCGAGCAAATCGCTACAGAAGAAGCCCAACAGCCATTTAACCTAGCGACCGATCTGCTACTACGAGTGAAATTGTTGCAGTTAGATGCAGATGAATACGTCCTGTTGCTAAATCTGCACCACATTGTTGCCGATGGTTGGTCGCTGGGGGTACTAGTGCGAGAACTGGGATTACTCTACACTGCTAAGAGTGAAAGCAAACCTTATCCATTACCAGAATTGCCGATCCAGTATGCCGATTTTGCCTATTGGCAACGGCAATGGCTGCAAGGGCAAGTATTGGAGTCGCAACTATCCTACTGGCGATCGCATCTGGCAGATCTACCGATTCTGAACCTTCCCACCGATAGAACCCGCCCTGCCGTACAAACCTATCGCGGTGCAACACAAAGCCTAAAGTTATCAAAAACTCTCACCCAATCCTTAGAAGCCCTAAGTCGGCAAGCAGGCGTAACTCTGTTTATGACCTTGCTGGCAGCATTTCAAACATTGTTATATCGCTATACCGGACAAGAAGATATTGCCGTTGGATCGCCCATAGCTAACCGCAATCATAGCCAATTAGAACCATTAATTGGTTTTTTTGTCAATAGCCTGGTGCTGCGCGTCGATCTCTCCAACAATCCTACTTTTCGAGAACTACTGGAACGAGTACGGCAAGTGACATTAGGAGCCTATGCCCATCAAGACTTACCTTTTGAGAAGTTAGTAGAAGAGTTGCACCCAGAGCGCGACTTGAGCCGTAACCCTTTGTTTCAAGTCGTCTTTGCGCTTCAGAATGCTCCGATGCAACCCTTGGAGTTACCTGGGCTAATGTTGAACCCGTTGAAGTTTGACGTGTCTACCACGCGATTCGATCTAGAGTTGCATTTGTGGGAGTGCGATCGCGGGTTGAATAATTTGTGGGAAGGATCGGTAGATGGACTGAGCGGTTTCGTAGCATACAACACCGATCTATTTGATGCATCCACGATCGCTCGAATGCTAGCTCACTTCCAAATCTTGTTAGAAGGCATAGTTACCAATCCCGATACACGCATCGCTAACTTACCCGTATTGAGTGCAGCAGAATACCATCAACTATTGGTGGAATGGAATCAAACTAGCTACGATTATCCAGATTTGTGCATTCATCAATTATTTCAGGCACAAGCAGCACAATCGCCCGATGCTATTGCCATTGTTTTTGCAGACGAGCAACTAACTTACCAGGAATTGAATCGACGTGCCAATCAATTAGCGCACTATTTACAACAATTAGGCGTTACTTCTGAATCCCTAGTAGGAATTTGTCTCGATCGCTCTCTGGAAATGGTAATAGGCATATTGGGCATTTGGAAAGCAGGCGGAGCTTATGTTCCCTTCGAGCCAAATTATCCCAGCGATCGCCTAAAGTTCATGCTTGACGATACTCAAGTGGCGATCGTGCTAACCCAGAGTTCTTTAGCCCCCCTTTTCCAGGGGAGCCACTTGCGTGCGGAGGTGTCCCCGCTACCGCAAAGTGGCGTGGGTTGGGGGGATCGTATAATCTGCCTAGATACTGACTGGAAAACCATCGCCACCTACAACGATGAAACACCCAACAGCAACGTAACAGCCAATAACCTAGCTTACGTCATCTACACCTCTGGCTCGACCGGAAAACCGAAAGGAGTTTTAGTAGAGCATCGAGGACTATGTAATGTCGTCCAAGCTCAGATTCAAGTATTCAACCTGCAACCAAAAAATCGGATTCTACAATTTAGCTCCCTCAGTTTTGATGCGTCTGTCTTTGAGATGTTACTGGCGTTTGGGGTTGGCGCTAGCCTTTACATCCCACCCAAAACAGCCCATCTACCAGGAGCCGAACTAATTCAATTCTTGCAAGACAAGGCGATCGATACTACTATTCTCCCCCCTGCGGTTCTAGCAATTTTACCAGCAGCAGAACTGCCCACTCTGCAAACGATTATTTCTGGCGGTGAAACTGTTAAACGCGAAATTGTGCAGCAATGGGCTGTAGGTCGTCGCTTTTTTAACGCCTACGGACCAACAGAAGCAACAATCTGGGCGACAGTTGCTCAGTTAAGCGCTACTGGTAATAATGACAACAAGCCATCCATTGGTCGTCCCATTTCTAACACCCAAATCTATCTTTTAGACTCTCACCTTCAGCCCGTACCAATTGGAGTAGTTGGCGAATTGTACATTAGCGGTGATGGGTTAGCACGAGGATATTTAAATCGTCCCCAGTTGACGGATGAACGGTTTGTCTGTAAGAGTCGGGAGTCGGGAGTCGTAGGGGCGGGTTTGTTTGAAGATCCCTGTGAAAATCAAAGAATTCTGCGATTAAACCCGCCCGTACAGGAGTCGGGAGATAAGGAAGTAGGTGAGCAACAGAGAAATTTCAATCCAAAATCTAAAATCCGAAATCTAAAATCAGAGCGCCTCTACAAAACTGGAGATCTCGCCCGCTATCTTCCCGTTGGCAATCTTGAATTTGTCGATCGCATCGATAATCAGGTAAAAATCCGGGGATTTCGGATTGAATTAGGCGAAATAGAAACACTATTGCTTCAACACCCAACAGTGCGAGAGACTGTGGCGATCGCCCATGAGAATGCTACAGATAAGCGTATAGTCGCCTACATCGTACTGAATCGAGACAGCACTCAGGAACTGCCAAATTTGCAGGACGAGCAGGTTAAGCAATGGCAAAATCTTTACGACCAGACTTATCATCAGCCTGCTACAAACAACGATGCTACTTTCAACATCGTAGGCTGGAACAGTAGCTATACAGACCGACCAATTCCAAAAGAGCAAATGCAACAATGGGTAAGCGATCGCACTCAGCAGATTTTGAGTTTGCAGCCTCAGCGGGTATTAGAAATTGGTTGCGGTACGGGTTTATTGCTGTTTCAAATTGCGCCACACTGTACTCAGTATTGGGGAACTGATTTCTCATCTGCATCCATTGAATACATCGAGCAACAGTTGGCAACTCAACCATTGCCTCAAGTAAAGTTACTTCAGAGGATGGCAACTAACTTTGAAGGTCTAGAGGCAAATAGCTTTGATGCAGTGATTCTTAATTCGGTAGTGCAGTACTTTCCTAGCGTAGATTATCTCCTGCAAGTGCTGGAACAAGCAATTCACACTGTTGCCCCTGGTGGCTTTGTCTTTATTGGAGATGTACGGAGTCTACCCTTGTTGTCAGCTTTTCATGCTGCAGTTCAATTGGAGCGGGCAGATAATACCGTAAGTCGAGAGCATCTGCAACAGCAAGTACAGACGGCGATATTTCAGGAGACGGAACTGGCGATTGATCCTGCTTTCTTTCATGCCTTGAAACAGCACTTGGAACGAATTAGTCATATCCAAGTTCAGCTCACACGCGGTCGATATTGTAATGAATTAACTCAGTTTCGCTACAACGTAATTTTACATATTGAATCAAATTGCCCCTCTTCTCATGGACAGTTAGAAGGATCTCATTGCCCCCCTTTCCAAGGGGGGTTGGGGGGATCTTCATGCCCGCCTTCCCAAGAAGGGTTAGGGGGATCGTCCCAACTGAATTGGACTCAAGACAATTTAAACCTTGCCCAGGTGCGCCAGCATTTAGTTAAAACTCAGCCAGCAGTACTCAAGATTACAGGAATTCCAAATGCCCGTGTCGTAGGAGCAGTCAAAACGGCTCAATGGCTAGAAGAAGAAACGCAAGCACCCAAAACCGCAGGCAAAATGCGCGAAGCATTAGAACAAGTAGCATCATCGGGTATTGAACCGGAAGATTGGTGGGATTTAGCGGCAGAACTGTCTTACACTGTTGACGTGAGTTGGTCAAATGCAGATAGTACGGGATGTTATGATGCTATCTTCCAGCACCCAGCCGCGATCGCAAATGGTGCGTTACTGCCGTCTCAACAGCAGATAAATCCAACTCGTCCTTGGAAAACTTACGCTAACGATCCTTTACAGACACAGTTTGCCCGTCATCTGATTCCCCAACTACGAAGTTACTTAGAGCAAAGCTTGCCCCAGTATGCAATCCCTTCTGCCTTTGTAGTATTAGAAGCACTACCCCTGACACCGAATGGCAAAGTCAACCGTCGCGCCCTTCCTGCACCAGAGTTGATAAAACAATGGGGGGCTGACGATACACCGCGATCGCCCATCGAGCAGAAACTTGCGAATATTTGGGCTGAACTGCTAGGACTCAAGCGTGTAGGAATTCATGACAACTTCTTCCAGTTAGGAGGACATTCGCTGCTAGCAACTCAACTAACTTCCCGTATCCGAGATGCTTTCGGTGTAGAGTTACCTTTACGTAGTGTGTTTGAGTCACCACAAGTCGCCCAACTTGCTAAAGCGATCGCCCATTTACAGAGCAACCAGCCGCAACAAACGCCCCAGATTGTTCCTCTTTCTCGCGACGCTCATCGTCGCCTGCGATCGTCCCTCAACCGCGATAATAGAGGGAGCGATCGTTGA